In Papaver somniferum cultivar HN1 chromosome 1, ASM357369v1, whole genome shotgun sequence, a genomic segment contains:
- the LOC113324191 gene encoding patatin-like protein 7, whose amino-acid sequence MAEVYSPMMSDSSSNHFDIDKLTNDIFSILENKFLFDSKQTNSKLPVEDLVETLKANKHDVGKVRVLSIDGVGSTDGILAAKSLCHLESKLMSITKNSDARVADYFDVASGSGIGGILIALLFTRGKDGRPLLNANEALQFLVKNRKRLNNSGNSTSGMFGKMFRSSAKMEKIFRQIFGECTLKDTLKPVLIPCFDLKTRATFLFSRADGLENDGYDFKMREICVATSSDLTVNGGFEMKSVDKKTKIMAIDGGLAMNNPAAAAITHVLNNKQEFPYCDSVEDLLVVSLGNGESDARDQNLTLSSTGFLKIAGEGASDTVDQAVSMAFGEYRTENYVRIQGNNGMTNPQRTPIRKNPNTVSMDGRKLLEVSEAILKQKNVESVLFRGKKLVEITNLEKLDEFAGLLVKEHERRKSSIFATVMFKHASPRSSSATVSTDFSW is encoded by the exons ATGGCAGAAGTGTATTCACCAATGATGAGCGACTCATCATCTAACCACTTCGACATCGACAAACTCACCAACGACATCTTTTCAATCCTCGAAAACAAATTCCTCTTCGATTCTAAACAAACCAACTCAAAATTGCCAGTGGAAGATTTAGTCGAGACACTGAAAGCGAACAAACACGATGTGGGCAAAGTTCGTGTACTCTCGATTGACGGTGTCGGTTCGACAGATGGAATCCTCGCTGCAAAATCTTTGTGCCACTTAGAATCCAAACTCATGAGCATAACCAAGAATTCCGATGCTCGTGTTGCTGATTACTTTGATGTTGCTTCCGGTTCAGGAATTGGTGGAATTCTCATCGCTCTGTTGTTCACCCGTGGCAAAGATGGAAGACCGTTGCTAAATGCCAACGAAGCGTTGCAGTTTCTCGTGAAAAACCGTAAGCGGTTGAACAATTCGGGAAATTCTACCAGTGGAATGTTCGGAAAGATGTTTCGGTCATCGGCAAAAATGGAGAAAATTTTCCGACAGATTTTCGGTGAATGTACTTTGAAAGATACATTGAAACCAGTTTTGATTCCTTGTTTTGATTTGAAAACTAGAGCAACGTTTTTGTTTTCAAGAGCCGACGGTTTAGAAAACGACGGTTATGACTTCAAGATGAGGGAAATTTGCGTGGCTACATCTTCAGATTTAACGGTTAATGGTGGTTTTGAAATGAAATCAGTTGATAAGAAAACTAAGATAATGGCCATCGATGGTGGTTTAGCGATGAATAATCCAGCTGCTGCTGCTATTACACATGTACTGAACAATAAACAAGAGTTTCCGTACTGTGATAGCGTTGAGGATTTATTGGTCGTTTCTTTAGGAAACGGCGAGTCTGATGCCCGTGACCAGAATCTTACACTTTCGTCTACCGGGTTTCTCAAAATTGCCGGAGAAGGAGCTTCCGACACG GTTGATCAAGCTGTTTCAATGGCATTCGGAGAATACAGAACGGAGAACTACGTTCGAATTCAAGGAAATAATGGAATGACTAATCCCCAGAGAACCCCTATCAGGAAGAACCCGAATACGGTATCAATGGATGGGAGAAAATTACTGGAAGTTTCAGAGGCAATTCTTAAACAAAAGAATGTTGAATCGGTACTATTCCGAGGGAAGAAATTGGTGGAGATAACAAACTTGGAGAAACTAGATGAATTTGCTGGACTTCTAGTTAAAGAACACGaaagaagaaaatcaagcatTTTTGCAACTGTCATGTTCAAACATGCGTCACCAAGAAGTTCTTCGGCTACTGTCTCAACCGAtttttcgtggtaa
- the LOC113324200 gene encoding uncharacterized protein LOC113324200 — protein MKMESLLLNSVVSSNLHRLFYQTPHHTKQLVKPKPFISAAQFSTQNQQIMAKRIAVIGCGISGSVCASTLAKNGMSVTMFDQGRGPGGRMSQRREMTEDGKELMFDHGAPFFTITDNGVMDLVREWEQRGFVAEWKEKFGSFDFATAKFGEADSVFHLTHFFTEESTRKKYVGVPGMNSICKTLCNEPGVEPKFGVTVANVQWLAEKNLWSLVDLNGQALGHFDGLVASHNSIVNLWPSTGRKSPLDLTAFPELAVKLKNTPAIPRFALMLAFPEHQSSIPVKGFSFKNSEVLSWAYCDSSKPGCSTSSECWVLHSTEDYARTIISHTGLQKPSNVLLTEVAEKMLNEFLRIDSHVPKPFFTRAHRWGGAFPATAVAEDEKCLWDASKKLAICGDFCVSPNVQGAVVSGVAAAAKFSLLSRV, from the exons atgaaaatggAAAGTTTACTGTTAAATTCAGTAGTATCATCAAATCTCCATCGTTTATTCTACCAAACCCCCCATCATACAAAACAACTCGTCAAACCAAAACCCTTCATTTCAGCTGCTCAATTCTCAACCCAAAATCAACAAATCATGGCCAAAAGGATTGCTGTAATCGGATGTGGAA TTTCTGGGTCTGTCTGTGCTTCCACTCTTGCCAAGAATGGAATGTCTGTCACCATGTTCGATCAAGGAAGAGGACCTGGCGGTAGAATGTCTCAAAGAAG AGAAATGACTGAAGATGGAAAAGAGCTTATGTTTGATCATGGTGCTCCATTTTTTACAATTACTGACAATGGTGTCATGGATCTAGTACGCGAGTGGGAACAACGAGGTTTTGTTGCTGAGTGGAAGGAGAAATTTGGGTCTTTTGATTTTGCCACTGCTAAATTTGGTGAAGCTGATTCCGTTTTTCATCTTACCCACTTTTTTACG GAAGAATCAACTAGGAAGAAGTATGTCGGTGTTCCGGGCATGAATTCTATATGTAAAACACTGTGCAATGAGCCAG GCGTGGAACCAAAGTTTGGAGTAACTGTTGCGAATGTACAGTGGTTGGCGGAGAAAAATTTATGGTCATTGGTTGATCTGAATGGTCAAGCTTTAGGGCATTTTGATGGTTTGGTGGCATCACATAACAGTATAGTTAACCTATGGCCTTCAACTGGAAGGAAGTCACCTTTGG ATTTGACAGCGTTTCCAGAATTGGCAGTAAAGTTGAAAAACACTCCAGCCATTCCACGTTTTGCCCTGATGCTGGCATTTCCTGAACATCAGTCTTCT ATACCCGTAAAAGGCTTCTCATTCAAGAACTCTGAAGTTTTGAGCTGGGCATATTGTGATAGTAGCAAGCCAGGGTGCTCTACGAGTAG TGAGTGCTGGGTACTGCATTCAACAGAAGATTATGCAAGGACTATAATTAGCCATACTGGACTACAGAAGCCTTCGAATGTATTACTGACTGAAGTTGCTGAAAAAATGCTTAATGAATTTTTAAGGATAGATAGTCATGTACCAAAGCCTTTCTTCACACGAGCTCATAGATG ggGTGGTGCCTTTCCAGCTACAGCTGTTGCAGAAGATGAAAAGTGCCTTTGGGACGCAAGCAAGAAGTTAGCCATCTGTGGTGATTTTTGCGTAAGTCCAAATGTTCAGGGTGCAGTAGTTAGTGGGGTTGCAGCTGCCGCGAAGTTCTCTTTGCTGAGCAGGGTCTAA
- the LOC113340241 gene encoding patatin-like protein 1 has protein sequence MASDDPNDSSSDSPVRTGKMVTMLCIDGGGVRGIIPAVILEFLEDEIRRQDSEYDDGRLADYFDVIAGTSTGGLIATMLAAPDHKKPRNKDGRFRPLYAAHQILGFYKEHCPKIFEKSMLGNLPGIGSIKEYMRWPKYDGKYLHKLCKDILGDLRMHETITKLVIPTFDIKLLQPTIFSTEEGKRNEFKNAYLHEVCIGTSAAPTYFPSVHFETGDWEFNLIDGGVTANNPTLVAMNEMIRDSLEEHQNTRQVKATTDCTRYLVLSLGTGTSPSANKYDAEKVSKWGMLQWITPILEVYSEASTDMVDIETAIHFRAVQSQENYLRIQARSFIEDTAPPMDVATKQSMKELECVGNLLIHEDVSRVNIDTGVYESVEGGGTNKQALERFAKLLVNERKARVRDACTAREQNLECATKLLLDKPDVRQGKVVNRKFTQTSVQ, from the exons ATGGCAAGTGATGATCCTAATGATTCATCATCTGATTCACCAGTTCGTACTGGGAAGATGGTGACAATGTTGTGTATTGATGGAGGCGGTGTTCGAGGTATAATTCCAGCAGTCATCCTAGAATTTCTAGAAGACGAGATCCGG AGGCAAGACAGTGAGTATGATGACGGGAGACTAGCTGATTATTTCGATGTAATAGCCGGAACTAGCACCGGTGGCTTGATAGCGACGATGCTCGCAGCTCCAGATCATAAGAAACCACGTAACAAGGATGGCCGGTTTCGTCCTCTTTATGCTGCTCATCAAATTCTTGGTTTCTAcaaagaacattgtcccaaaatATTTGAGAAATCAATGTTGGGGAATTTGCCGGGGATTGGAAGCATCAAGGAGTATATGCGATGGCCTAAATACGACGGAAAATACCTGCACAAATTATGTAAAGATATATTAGGAGATCTGAGAATGCATGAAACCATAACAAAGCTGGTAATCCCTACTTTCGACATCAAGCTTCTTCAACCCACAATCTTCTCGACTGAAGAG GGAAAGCGGAATGAGTTTAAAAATGCGTATTTGCACGAGGTGTGCATCGGTACATCAGCGGCTCCAACATATTTTCCTTCTGTTCATTTCGAAACGGGTGACTGGGAATTCAACCTCATCGATGGTGGCGTTACAGCCAATAATCCC ACATTGGTGGCTATGAACGAAATGATAAGGGACAGTTTGGAGGAGCACCAGAACACTCGGCAGGTGAAGGCTACAACAGACTGTACCAGGTACTTGGTGCTTTCATTAGGGACAGGAACAAGTCCGAGTGCGAATAAATATGACGCTGAAAAAGTTAGCAAATGGGGTATGCTGCAATGGATAACTCCAATCTTGGAAGTGTACTCTGAAGCCAGTACGGATATGGTCGACATTGAAACTGCCATTCACTTCCGGGCAGTCCAAAGCCAGGAGAATTATCTCCGCATTCAG GCGCGTAGCTTTATTGAAGATACAGCTCCTCCGATGGACGTTGCAACAAAACAGAGTATGAAAGAACTGGAATGCGTAGGGAACCTACTCATACATGAGGATGTTTCAAGAGTGAATATTGATACAGGGGTATATGAGAGTGTGGAAGGAGGAGGCACAAACAAACAAGCCCTAGAACGCTTCGCAAAGCTTCTCGTAAATGAACGCAAAGCACGAGTGCGGGATGCATGCACGGCAAGAGAACAAAACCTTGAATGCGCCACAAAGCTTCTCTTGGATAAACCCGATGTAAGGCAAGGAAAGGTAGTCAATAGAAAGTTCACGCAGACGAGCGTGCAATGA